From Natrinema amylolyticum, the proteins below share one genomic window:
- a CDS encoding geranylgeranylglycerol-phosphate geranylgeranyltransferase, whose protein sequence is MTVGETGRGLLELTRPVNVIAASVLTFIGAFVAGGVGEEPVAVAAAVGATALAVGAGNAINDYFDREIDRINQPGRAIPRGAVSPRGALAFSIVLFVGAVAFALTLPPLAIAIAGVNLLALIAYTEVFKGLPGLGNALVAYLVGSTFLFGAAAVGEIGPAIVLFVLAAIATLTREIIKDVEDIEGDREEGLHTLPIAIGERRALAVAAVLLVLAVVASPIPFLRGEFGVAYLLVVVPADAVMLAAAYESFEDPTVGQSRLKYGMFLASLAFIVGRAALELSLPL, encoded by the coding sequence ATGACAGTCGGGGAGACGGGTCGCGGGTTGCTCGAGTTGACGCGACCGGTGAACGTGATCGCGGCGAGCGTGTTGACGTTCATCGGCGCGTTCGTTGCGGGCGGCGTTGGCGAGGAGCCGGTCGCGGTCGCCGCGGCGGTGGGGGCCACGGCGCTGGCGGTCGGTGCGGGCAACGCGATCAACGACTACTTCGATCGAGAGATCGACCGGATCAACCAGCCCGGCCGGGCGATCCCCCGCGGCGCGGTGAGTCCGCGCGGTGCGCTCGCGTTCAGCATCGTCCTCTTTGTCGGCGCGGTCGCATTCGCACTCACGTTGCCCCCGCTGGCGATCGCCATCGCGGGCGTCAATCTCCTCGCGCTGATCGCGTACACCGAGGTCTTCAAGGGGCTTCCCGGCCTCGGAAACGCGCTCGTCGCCTACCTCGTGGGCAGCACGTTCCTCTTCGGAGCCGCGGCGGTCGGCGAGATCGGTCCGGCGATCGTCCTCTTCGTCCTCGCCGCGATCGCGACGCTGACCCGGGAGATCATCAAGGACGTCGAGGACATCGAGGGCGACCGCGAGGAGGGCCTGCACACGCTTCCGATCGCGATCGGGGAACGTCGGGCGCTCGCCGTCGCCGCCGTCCTCCTCGTCCTCGCGGTCGTCGCGAGCCCGATCCCGTTCCTCCGTGGGGAGTTCGGCGTCGCCTACCTGCTGGTCGTCGTCCCGGCCGACGCCGTCATGCTCGCCGCGGCCTACGAGAGCTTCGAGGATCCGACCGTCGGTCAGTCACGTCTCAAATACGGGATGTTTCTCGCCTCGCTGGCGTTCATCGTCGGGCGCGCCGCCCTCGAGCTCTCGCTGCCACTCTAA
- a CDS encoding class 1 isoprenoid biosynthesis enzyme, producing the protein MRWLSDTLPSNEELPPALRETVDAYAEQGGLLGAFTNFFVFLETDDEALAETLASIPTDLFVTSALHDDAIDDSDEWDTDRKRRLNEHVSVGDIAFTNVVEAVADAPEDSDLDPVLETVREIGAGQLAEAEFDAATATVDDAIARVEARGGVWGELAVALVATSGRYSNVQLDHLRTIATNGLFVLTVIDDLADLPEDLENDVATLPLVCFDGDPDAYRSTDALIDAVLASDVPDRLEDLVAQRRAAIDAAASELYASLEHSNEAILEAAVCALEWYCESVCSVPIAETVSPAEQREIRDRLTSDEVATRQYVAERAAAYPAEIDADELSSTVTELPGRPLVRTVIRIRHLQAIADGVMHTTIEDALAALRAESAPAS; encoded by the coding sequence ATGCGCTGGTTGTCAGATACCCTTCCGTCCAACGAGGAACTCCCACCTGCTCTCCGGGAGACAGTCGACGCGTACGCCGAACAGGGCGGTCTGTTAGGCGCGTTTACGAACTTCTTCGTATTCCTCGAAACCGACGACGAGGCCCTCGCCGAAACGCTCGCGTCGATCCCGACCGATCTCTTCGTGACGAGCGCGCTCCACGACGACGCGATCGACGATTCCGACGAGTGGGACACGGATCGCAAGCGACGACTGAACGAGCACGTTTCGGTCGGTGACATCGCCTTTACGAACGTCGTCGAAGCCGTCGCCGACGCCCCCGAAGACAGTGATCTGGACCCAGTGCTCGAGACCGTCCGCGAGATCGGTGCGGGCCAACTCGCGGAAGCGGAGTTCGATGCCGCGACGGCGACCGTCGACGACGCCATCGCTCGCGTCGAGGCACGCGGCGGCGTCTGGGGCGAACTCGCGGTCGCGCTCGTCGCGACCAGCGGCCGCTATTCCAACGTCCAACTCGACCACCTCCGAACGATCGCGACGAACGGCCTGTTCGTCCTGACCGTCATCGACGATCTCGCGGACCTCCCGGAAGATCTCGAGAACGACGTCGCGACGCTTCCGCTCGTCTGTTTCGACGGGGATCCCGACGCGTATCGATCGACCGACGCCCTGATCGACGCCGTCCTCGCTTCGGACGTTCCCGACCGACTCGAGGATCTCGTCGCCCAGCGACGGGCCGCGATCGACGCTGCCGCGTCCGAGCTATACGCGTCGCTCGAGCACTCGAACGAGGCGATCCTCGAGGCCGCCGTGTGCGCACTGGAGTGGTACTGCGAGTCGGTCTGCTCGGTGCCGATCGCCGAAACCGTCTCGCCCGCCGAGCAACGAGAGATCCGTGACCGGTTGACCAGCGACGAGGTGGCGACGCGTCAGTACGTCGCTGAGCGCGCCGCGGCGTACCCGGCCGAGATCGACGCCGACGAACTCAGTTCGACCGTGACCGAACTCCCCGGGCGACCGCTCGTTCGAACGGTGATCCGGATCCGGCACCTCCAGGCGATCGCCGACGGCGTGATGCACACGACGATCGAAGACGCCCTCGCAGCGCTTCGAGCCGAGTCGGCACCGGCCTCGTAA
- a CDS encoding RAD55 family ATPase → MYDLADVLPDVELDPGTNVLVAGPPLTGKRRIAFNILGSGANRGDGSIVITTKDSADKVLESFDDHVDEGVEPDIGVVDCVTKQRGIGTIDDDPRIKYASSPVDMTGIGIKLSEFLQEFYETRGLTENRVLLHSVSTLLMYSDLQTVFRFLHVFTGRIQSADALGVYVIDSTAHDDQTMNTLKQLFDAVVELEETTDDEEPEIRTAGLST, encoded by the coding sequence ATGTATGACCTCGCAGATGTCCTTCCGGACGTCGAACTCGATCCGGGGACGAACGTACTCGTCGCGGGCCCGCCACTGACAGGGAAACGACGGATCGCCTTCAATATCCTCGGGAGCGGCGCAAACCGCGGTGACGGTTCGATCGTCATCACCACGAAAGACAGCGCCGACAAGGTTCTCGAGAGTTTCGACGACCACGTCGACGAGGGAGTCGAGCCGGACATCGGCGTCGTCGACTGCGTCACGAAACAGCGCGGCATCGGGACGATCGACGACGATCCGCGGATCAAGTACGCCTCTTCGCCCGTCGACATGACCGGGATCGGCATCAAGCTCTCGGAGTTCCTCCAGGAGTTCTACGAGACTCGTGGCCTCACCGAGAACCGAGTCCTCCTCCACTCCGTCTCGACACTGTTGATGTACTCCGATCTGCAGACCGTCTTCCGGTTCCTCCACGTCTTCACGGGTCGAATTCAGAGCGCCGACGCGCTGGGCGTCTACGTTATCGACTCGACGGCCCACGACGACCAGACGATGAATACGCTCAAGCAGCTCTTCGACGCCGTCGTCGAACTCGAGGAGACGACCGACGACGAAGAACCCGAGATCCGGACGGCCGGGCTGTCGACGTAG
- the yqeC gene encoding selenium cofactor biosynthesis protein YqeC, with the protein MDVVEALEAQRGTTCVVGAGGKKTTMATLAAALERTVVTATVRIPIFDDWVDRVVVTENPVAAVEAAADWPLGVVPEREREDRYLGYDRETVAELSDLDVPVLVKADGARMRRFKAPNEREPQLPESASTIVSIASAHVVGQPLTEDRVHRVQRVAALTGLDPGDEIRPADVATVLASDQGGCKDVPDDATVIPLINMVDDEELEETGRRVAAEIHERADVPRVVLAEMRAERPLVAVV; encoded by the coding sequence ATGGACGTCGTCGAGGCACTCGAGGCCCAGCGCGGAACGACCTGCGTCGTCGGGGCGGGCGGGAAGAAAACGACGATGGCGACGCTCGCGGCGGCGCTGGAGCGCACGGTCGTCACCGCCACCGTTCGCATTCCCATCTTCGACGACTGGGTCGATCGAGTCGTCGTCACGGAAAACCCGGTTGCTGCGGTCGAAGCGGCCGCTGACTGGCCCCTCGGTGTCGTTCCGGAACGGGAACGGGAGGACCGCTACCTCGGATACGACAGAGAGACAGTCGCCGAGCTCTCGGACCTCGACGTACCTGTGCTCGTCAAAGCGGATGGCGCAAGAATGCGCCGGTTCAAGGCCCCGAACGAGCGGGAGCCACAGCTTCCCGAGAGCGCTTCGACGATCGTTTCGATCGCGAGCGCGCACGTGGTCGGACAGCCGCTCACCGAGGATCGCGTTCACCGGGTCCAGCGGGTAGCGGCGCTGACCGGCCTGGACCCTGGCGACGAGATCCGACCGGCCGACGTCGCGACCGTCCTGGCCAGTGATCAGGGCGGCTGCAAGGACGTTCCGGACGACGCGACGGTAATTCCGCTCATCAATATGGTAGACGACGAGGAACTCGAGGAAACCGGACGCCGCGTCGCTGCGGAGATCCACGAGCGAGCGGACGTCCCGCGGGTCGTCCTCGCCGAGATGCGTGCCGAACGGCCGCTCGTGGCCGTCGTGTAG
- a CDS encoding L-lactate MFS transporter produces MSEADAEKNRWLIALSAIAIHLSIGSIYAYSVYQNPLQDLNGWSISDVTFAFTVAIFVLGISAAFLGKYVEKYGPRKAGLAAAVMFGGGTILAGVAIQAGSYIGFLVTYGVLGGAGLGLGYIAPVSTLVEWFPDRRGMATGMAVMGFGAGALITGPVAQGLMTSLSIPMNFYILGAGYFLAMALGASYIQKPPAGWVPEGMDPDELEDTNSKGVTVSTDLAQLTANEAIKTKRFWLVWLALFINVSAGIMLLSVASNMTQEITGASAALAASIVGVIGVFNGAGRILWASASDYLGRTATYGTFFGIQVVAFALMPNISNVWVFAAFMFAIVTCYGGGFACLPAYLGDLFGTKELGAIHGYSLTAWALAGVAGPTLVSEIVERTGSYSLSFYIVAATLLVGVGCMLLLRFDINSIKTENQDTAGQPALD; encoded by the coding sequence ATGTCAGAGGCAGACGCAGAGAAGAACCGATGGCTCATCGCTCTCTCCGCCATCGCGATCCATCTGTCGATCGGATCGATCTACGCGTACAGTGTCTATCAGAATCCGCTGCAGGATCTCAACGGGTGGAGCATCTCCGACGTGACGTTCGCGTTTACCGTTGCGATCTTCGTCCTCGGTATTTCGGCGGCGTTCCTCGGGAAGTACGTCGAGAAGTACGGCCCGCGGAAGGCCGGACTCGCCGCGGCAGTGATGTTCGGCGGGGGGACGATACTCGCAGGCGTCGCGATACAGGCCGGGAGTTACATCGGCTTCCTCGTCACCTACGGGGTACTGGGTGGTGCCGGACTCGGTCTCGGCTATATCGCACCCGTCTCGACGCTCGTCGAGTGGTTCCCGGACCGCCGCGGCATGGCGACCGGGATGGCGGTCATGGGATTCGGTGCCGGCGCGCTGATCACCGGCCCGGTTGCACAGGGGTTGATGACGTCGCTGAGCATTCCCATGAACTTCTACATCCTCGGTGCGGGTTACTTCTTGGCGATGGCCCTCGGCGCGAGCTACATCCAGAAGCCGCCGGCCGGCTGGGTTCCCGAGGGGATGGATCCCGACGAACTCGAGGACACCAACAGCAAGGGCGTCACTGTTTCCACTGACCTAGCACAGCTGACGGCCAACGAGGCGATCAAGACCAAGCGGTTCTGGCTCGTCTGGCTTGCGCTGTTCATCAACGTCTCCGCCGGGATCATGCTCCTCTCGGTCGCCTCGAACATGACCCAGGAGATCACGGGTGCGTCGGCGGCACTCGCCGCCTCGATCGTCGGAGTCATCGGCGTATTCAACGGTGCCGGTCGCATCCTCTGGGCGAGCGCCTCGGATTACCTCGGTCGGACAGCGACCTACGGGACGTTCTTCGGCATTCAGGTCGTGGCGTTCGCGCTGATGCCGAACATCTCCAACGTCTGGGTCTTCGCAGCGTTCATGTTCGCTATCGTCACCTGTTACGGCGGCGGCTTCGCTTGCCTGCCCGCGTATCTCGGTGACCTGTTCGGAACGAAGGAACTCGGCGCCATTCACGGCTACTCGCTCACCGCGTGGGCGCTTGCCGGCGTCGCCGGCCCGACGCTCGTCTCGGAGATCGTCGAGCGGACTGGGAGCTACTCGCTGTCGTTCTACATCGTCGCCGCTACGCTCCTCGTCGGCGTCGGATGCATGCTCCTCCTGCGCTTCGACATCAACAGCATCAAAACGGAAAACCAGGACACCGCCGGACAGCCGGCACTGGACTGA
- a CDS encoding aldehyde ferredoxin oxidoreductase family protein: MPLATPDRLLRVDLSTRSVDSVPVPEPWLRRYVGGKGLGARYLYEQLEAGTDPLGPANVLLFMLGPLSGYLPGESRYAAITKSPLTGGFLDSYAGGTFPDALVGSLGPHIGLLVTGTATEPVRLVIEDGTATVEPTDSWGDDTVETAASFPDASVACIGPAGERQVAYATIASDEGDHHAGRGGAGAVMGSKRLKAVVARGEPPAGLADLREAYAERYREDETGQWLRASETVETVDFANEVGALSTRGWEDGTFEGADAIGAAAVKELTSEREYEDGNDDSDTDSGGFRVETADGDYVPRGATAMTLGAGLGIDEFDAVAELGQICDRFGMDLISAGSAVAWAVKAADAGLLERSFSFGDPDGARRMLEEIAARDTSLGDALADGVTAAAAQFGGDELVPTVKAMELPAYDPRGAPSMALAYATSDRGACHRRARPIEREVFDEQWSPERTARAVVEEQNRRSILWCLIVDDFVGDVFDDLGAEWLDAVRLETTGDLLTVGERVWTLTRLFNVREGVRRADDELPAPLREPLESGPNAGQVVDDDWFETALDHYYQVRGWGPDGRPTRSTVDRLALTDAVDDDSLLAETPYRSSDE; the protein is encoded by the coding sequence GTGCCACTCGCTACACCCGACCGGCTCCTTCGCGTCGATCTCTCGACGCGATCGGTCGACAGCGTCCCAGTCCCGGAACCGTGGCTCCGCCGGTACGTCGGCGGGAAGGGCCTGGGCGCTCGCTATCTCTACGAGCAACTCGAGGCCGGGACCGACCCGCTCGGCCCGGCGAACGTTCTCCTGTTCATGCTCGGCCCGCTCTCGGGCTATCTGCCCGGGGAGTCGCGGTACGCTGCCATTACGAAATCGCCGCTGACCGGCGGCTTTCTCGACTCCTACGCCGGCGGTACGTTTCCGGACGCGCTCGTGGGGTCGCTCGGACCACATATCGGTCTGCTCGTCACCGGGACGGCGACGGAACCCGTCCGTCTCGTCATCGAGGACGGCACGGCAACCGTCGAGCCGACCGACTCGTGGGGCGACGACACGGTCGAGACGGCCGCGAGCTTCCCCGACGCGTCGGTCGCCTGTATCGGCCCGGCGGGCGAACGGCAGGTAGCCTACGCGACGATCGCGTCCGACGAGGGAGATCACCACGCGGGCAGAGGCGGCGCCGGTGCCGTAATGGGGTCGAAACGACTGAAGGCCGTCGTCGCGAGGGGGGAGCCGCCAGCGGGATTGGCGGACCTGCGCGAGGCGTACGCCGAGCGATACCGCGAGGACGAGACCGGGCAGTGGCTGCGGGCGAGCGAAACGGTCGAAACCGTCGACTTCGCGAACGAGGTCGGCGCGCTCTCGACCCGCGGCTGGGAGGACGGCACGTTCGAGGGAGCCGACGCGATCGGTGCCGCTGCGGTCAAGGAACTGACGAGCGAGCGAGAGTATGAGGACGGCAACGACGACAGCGACACCGACTCCGGCGGGTTCCGGGTCGAGACGGCAGACGGTGACTACGTCCCGCGCGGCGCCACCGCGATGACGCTGGGGGCCGGTCTCGGGATCGACGAGTTCGACGCCGTCGCGGAACTGGGCCAGATCTGCGACCGATTCGGAATGGACCTCATCAGCGCCGGTAGTGCGGTCGCATGGGCCGTCAAGGCCGCCGACGCGGGCCTGCTCGAGCGATCGTTCTCCTTCGGCGATCCCGACGGCGCTCGACGCATGCTTGAGGAGATCGCCGCGCGAGACACGTCGCTCGGCGACGCGCTCGCGGACGGCGTCACCGCGGCGGCGGCGCAGTTCGGCGGGGACGAACTCGTCCCGACCGTCAAGGCGATGGAGCTCCCGGCGTACGACCCGCGCGGCGCACCGAGTATGGCGCTCGCGTACGCGACCAGCGACCGCGGGGCCTGTCACCGACGAGCCCGTCCGATCGAACGGGAAGTCTTCGACGAGCAGTGGAGTCCCGAGCGCACGGCACGCGCCGTCGTCGAGGAGCAGAACCGGCGATCGATCCTCTGGTGTCTCATTGTCGACGACTTCGTCGGGGACGTCTTCGACGACCTCGGCGCGGAGTGGCTGGACGCCGTCCGGCTCGAGACGACTGGCGATCTGCTGACCGTCGGCGAGCGAGTCTGGACCCTGACCCGCCTGTTCAACGTCCGCGAGGGCGTGAGACGCGCCGACGACGAACTGCCGGCACCCCTGCGAGAGCCCCTCGAGTCGGGACCGAACGCGGGACAGGTCGTCGACGACGATTGGTTCGAAACCGCCCTCGACCACTATTATCAGGTACGAGGCTGGGGCCCCGACGGTCGACCGACTCGATCGACCGTCGACCGCCTCGCGCTGACCGACGCGGTCGACGACGACTCGCTGCTCGCAGAGACGCCGTATCGCTCGAGTGACGAGTGA
- a CDS encoding DUF7511 domain-containing protein has product MTETEAPIPDEAQSGATPLELLSDDEGSWTAVPADASGDERVSKWLEIEGDALCDLEEWC; this is encoded by the coding sequence ATGACGGAAACCGAGGCCCCCATTCCAGACGAGGCGCAGTCCGGTGCGACACCGCTCGAGTTACTCTCGGACGACGAGGGGAGCTGGACCGCCGTTCCCGCGGACGCGAGCGGCGACGAGCGGGTGAGCAAGTGGCTCGAGATCGAGGGCGACGCGCTCTGTGATCTCGAGGAGTGGTGCTGA
- a CDS encoding NADH-ubiquinone oxidoreductase-F iron-sulfur binding region domain-containing protein: MTDITPAVERSPVLRIATDPTTTGRETAYETARSIADSVPVVRTGPTGTTAFDPLVLATVDGRTAFHPDPDREAIANIVSALETGELLSDDAAAVVEHEPETRSLPVPETGPLAAGRRDVLGPCGWVNPLAPSDYDLVSPERDASAVSDSGLLGRGRGDAAADEAVGKTWAEIRETDGDPVVVVNANDTDDRQRIDRTLLESAPIAVLDGIAAIADHVGAADAVLYVNEIETDLHRHLDAAVDAAADDLPVVPQLVAGPDEYRAGAPTAALEALEGNDRIEPRIQPPSPSVHGLYGRPTAVHSVRTVLQVRRALRDETPTDAGERDPGTRLFTVTGDVAAPATVELASDDALETVLDAVAVDGSVKMACVGDVFGGITRTLDVDATRSGLAGAGLGTEGVVELLNDDRCAVATAGERARFAATENSGRCVPGREGTKQLTELLRDVYRGSLDLEKIRELGRTMERSSNCRIGAHAPRPVTTAMDEFEPEFRAHADGRCPSGTCSEKL; the protein is encoded by the coding sequence ATGACTGATATCACACCCGCGGTCGAGCGGTCACCGGTCCTCAGGATCGCGACCGATCCGACTACAACCGGCCGCGAAACCGCATACGAAACAGCACGTAGCATAGCCGACTCCGTTCCAGTCGTCCGGACTGGACCGACCGGAACCACCGCGTTCGACCCGCTAGTACTCGCTACCGTCGACGGGCGAACGGCCTTCCACCCCGATCCGGACCGCGAGGCGATCGCGAACATCGTCAGTGCGCTCGAGACGGGCGAACTACTGTCCGACGACGCCGCCGCGGTCGTCGAACACGAGCCGGAAACGCGTTCGCTTCCCGTCCCCGAAACCGGCCCGCTGGCCGCCGGACGGCGCGACGTCCTTGGGCCGTGCGGGTGGGTCAACCCGCTGGCACCGAGCGACTATGATCTCGTCTCGCCCGAGCGTGACGCGAGCGCAGTCAGCGATAGCGGCCTGCTCGGACGCGGTCGCGGCGACGCGGCCGCGGACGAGGCCGTCGGCAAGACGTGGGCCGAGATCCGCGAGACCGACGGCGACCCAGTCGTCGTCGTCAATGCCAACGACACCGACGACAGACAGCGTATCGACCGGACGCTGCTCGAGAGCGCCCCGATCGCCGTCCTCGACGGAATCGCGGCGATCGCCGACCACGTCGGTGCAGCGGACGCGGTCCTCTACGTCAACGAGATCGAGACGGATCTCCACCGCCACCTCGACGCGGCCGTCGACGCGGCCGCCGACGACCTCCCGGTCGTCCCCCAACTGGTCGCCGGTCCGGACGAGTACCGCGCCGGCGCGCCGACCGCGGCGCTCGAGGCACTGGAAGGAAACGACCGGATCGAGCCGCGAATCCAGCCGCCGTCACCGTCAGTTCACGGACTGTACGGCCGACCGACGGCGGTCCACTCCGTGCGGACGGTGCTGCAGGTCCGGCGGGCGCTGCGGGACGAGACGCCGACCGACGCGGGCGAGCGCGACCCCGGTACTCGCCTGTTCACCGTCACCGGCGACGTGGCGGCACCGGCGACCGTCGAACTCGCGTCCGACGACGCGCTCGAGACCGTCCTCGACGCCGTCGCGGTCGACGGGTCGGTCAAGATGGCCTGCGTGGGCGACGTCTTCGGCGGAATCACCCGGACGCTCGACGTTGACGCGACCCGGAGCGGGCTGGCCGGCGCCGGCCTCGGGACGGAGGGCGTGGTCGAGTTGCTGAACGACGACCGCTGTGCGGTCGCGACCGCCGGCGAGCGGGCGCGGTTCGCCGCCACCGAGAACAGCGGCCGCTGCGTCCCCGGCCGCGAGGGGACGAAACAGCTCACCGAACTCCTGCGCGACGTCTATCGGGGATCGCTCGACCTCGAGAAGATCCGCGAACTCGGTCGCACGATGGAGCGGTCGAGCAACTGCCGGATCGGCGCGCACGCGCCGCGTCCGGTGACGACGGCGATGGACGAGTTCGAGCCGGAGTTCCGCGCGCACGCCGACGGCCGCTGTCCGAGCGGCACCTGTTCCGAGAAACTATGA
- a CDS encoding DUF5798 family protein: MGLGSTAKKIQTLSDRAEAMYKQVKKLQQRITGLEEEMDETHDTVTRLDHQLTEQRALLLAIADEQGLDGEQILADAAIDEVELEDESAADGDESVANEDGANEEEATDAVTGETTAE, encoded by the coding sequence ATGGGACTCGGCAGCACCGCAAAGAAGATTCAGACTCTCTCGGATCGGGCCGAGGCGATGTACAAGCAAGTAAAGAAACTCCAGCAGCGCATCACCGGACTGGAAGAGGAGATGGACGAAACCCACGACACGGTCACGCGCCTGGACCACCAGCTCACTGAGCAGCGCGCACTCCTGCTCGCGATCGCCGACGAACAGGGCCTCGACGGCGAACAGATCTTGGCCGACGCCGCGATCGACGAAGTCGAACTCGAGGACGAGAGCGCGGCCGACGGCGACGAGTCGGTAGCGAACGAGGACGGGGCGAACGAAGAGGAAGCGACCGACGCAGTAACCGGGGAGACGACGGCCGAATAG
- a CDS encoding CoA-binding protein translates to MPVESADELEEILGYETIAVVGCSSTPGKAAHDVPKYLLDHGYDVIPVNPFADEIFGREVYDSLADVEAEIDVVCIFRPSEEVSEIVDAALERDDVDVIWTQQGIRDDEAAARAETANRTVVQDRCMKVQHRRLVA, encoded by the coding sequence ATGCCAGTCGAATCCGCGGACGAACTCGAGGAGATCCTCGGGTACGAGACGATCGCCGTCGTCGGCTGCTCGAGCACGCCCGGGAAGGCGGCCCACGACGTGCCGAAGTACCTGCTCGATCACGGCTACGACGTGATTCCGGTCAACCCCTTTGCGGACGAGATTTTCGGCCGGGAGGTCTACGATTCTCTCGCGGACGTCGAGGCGGAGATCGACGTCGTCTGTATCTTCCGGCCCAGCGAGGAGGTCAGCGAGATCGTCGACGCGGCCCTCGAGCGCGACGACGTCGACGTCATCTGGACCCAACAGGGGATCCGCGACGACGAGGCGGCGGCTCGAGCGGAGACTGCGAACCGAACCGTCGTTCAGGACCGGTGTATGAAAGTCCAGCATCGACGGCTCGTCGCCTGA
- a CDS encoding PLP-dependent cysteine synthase family protein has protein sequence MTTHEEPVDSVLETIGRTPLVRLQDGPDAVPIYAKLETFNPGASIKDRIGRYMLERMLERGDVSTGGTIIEPTAGNTGIGLAIAAEQLELDAVFVVPERFSVEKQQLMAALGAEVINTPTDEGMERAIDRAHELAAELDNAAVPQQFSNPLNTEAHYETTAPEIFGALDGEVGAVVAGCGTAGTLMGIARYALERDPETHIVAVEPEGSVYGELVGEDRAEDEYKTEGIGTHDTATNELFEPDLVDDVDAVSDRDAHDELKRLAREEGHLVASSAGAASVAAKRVAREIADGDLDVPHETVVTLFPDSSERYLSKGIYRSFEEWTS, from the coding sequence ATGACGACCCACGAGGAGCCGGTGGATTCGGTACTCGAGACGATCGGTCGAACGCCGCTCGTTCGGCTCCAGGACGGTCCCGACGCGGTCCCGATCTACGCGAAACTCGAGACGTTCAATCCCGGTGCGAGTATCAAGGACCGGATCGGTCGCTACATGCTCGAGCGGATGCTCGAACGCGGCGACGTCTCGACGGGCGGGACGATCATCGAGCCGACGGCCGGCAACACGGGTATCGGACTGGCGATCGCGGCCGAGCAACTCGAATTGGACGCCGTCTTCGTCGTCCCCGAGCGGTTCAGCGTCGAGAAACAGCAGTTGATGGCCGCGCTGGGCGCGGAGGTCATTAACACGCCGACGGACGAGGGCATGGAGCGGGCGATCGACCGCGCTCACGAACTCGCCGCGGAACTCGACAACGCAGCCGTCCCGCAGCAGTTCTCGAATCCGCTTAACACCGAAGCCCACTACGAGACGACTGCACCCGAGATCTTCGGGGCGCTCGACGGGGAAGTCGGCGCGGTCGTCGCCGGCTGCGGGACCGCCGGAACCCTCATGGGAATCGCCCGCTACGCGCTCGAGCGGGATCCCGAAACCCACATCGTCGCCGTCGAACCCGAGGGCTCCGTCTACGGCGAACTCGTCGGCGAGGACCGCGCGGAAGACGAGTACAAGACCGAAGGGATCGGTACCCACGACACCGCGACCAACGAACTGTTCGAGCCCGACCTGGTCGACGACGTCGACGCCGTTTCGGATCGCGACGCCCACGACGAACTCAAACGCCTCGCTCGCGAGGAGGGCCATCTGGTCGCCTCGAGCGCGGGTGCCGCGAGCGTGGCCGCGAAGCGAGTCGCCCGCGAGATCGCCGACGGCGATCTCGACGTTCCCCACGAGACGGTCGTGACGCTCTTCCCGGACTCGAGCGAGCGCTACCTCTCGAAGGGGATCTACCGCTCGTTCGAGGAGTGGACGTCCTAA